From a region of the Listeria monocytogenes ATCC 19117 genome:
- a CDS encoding glycerophosphoryl diester phosphodiesterase membrane domain-containing protein has protein sequence MNDLKDIFKVLYQFKTDYLKVTLLLTILQAFVMGPFIYYFFFFILRVIGVPGITDANLGEVFSSPVAVIMLLILALLILLFIYYELGFFIMMAIYQLRGESYTVFKIIQRLNVKAKYFLSYQAIYFLLYFFLLLPIAGLSLPITITENLYLPHFITDELMKTTTGTWLYVIAIAIIFYISARLVFALPYFIEDKSLKISGAIRKSWKYPQKNLFFMLLKWVLIIVAIGFLVSIIATIMMLPLLLIEKITPGIAVFIAGITLTILQVIGFFAAGIFQGIIAQLLVKNAFAIEGQPALVTRNQFPHKKRFIIVAIIVFIIFSSFNIYTVNATLYEPNTKIIAHRGDTMNAVENTVEAIESAAEAGADYSEIDIQETKDHQFVVFHDMTLRRLAGSSKRVADMTLNELQQTKVKSGDYSSHIASFDEIIKTAKRNKIDLLVEVKLHGGESSDMVERLVTLLKKEKVTDKYLVQSLDQPVIEKIEQADPTLETGIILALNIGNLPKTSADFIVLEDFSINKRLLTQARQNNKRVFVWTVNKEKLMQMYLRKNVDGIITNYPKKAIELRESFNENDSLRSRIENRLGF, from the coding sequence CTTATTATTAACAATCTTACAGGCATTTGTGATGGGGCCATTTATTTATTATTTCTTTTTCTTTATTCTCCGGGTCATCGGAGTGCCAGGAATTACAGATGCCAATCTTGGAGAAGTTTTTTCGAGTCCTGTTGCCGTTATTATGCTGCTGATTTTAGCTTTACTCATTTTACTGTTTATATATTATGAACTGGGTTTCTTTATAATGATGGCAATTTATCAATTGCGGGGAGAAAGCTATACCGTTTTCAAAATCATACAAAGACTCAATGTAAAAGCGAAATACTTTCTTAGTTATCAAGCAATTTATTTTCTGCTATATTTCTTTTTACTTTTGCCCATTGCAGGATTATCTTTACCAATTACGATAACAGAAAACCTCTATTTACCACATTTTATTACGGATGAATTAATGAAAACGACGACGGGAACGTGGCTGTATGTTATTGCAATTGCGATTATTTTCTATATTAGCGCCAGACTTGTGTTTGCTTTGCCCTATTTCATTGAAGACAAATCACTAAAAATAAGTGGGGCTATCCGAAAAAGTTGGAAATACCCGCAAAAAAACTTATTTTTCATGTTACTAAAATGGGTTTTAATAATTGTTGCGATTGGCTTTTTAGTATCGATTATCGCAACGATTATGATGTTGCCGCTTCTCTTAATAGAAAAAATAACTCCGGGAATTGCGGTGTTTATAGCGGGTATTACTTTAACCATACTACAAGTGATAGGTTTCTTTGCCGCTGGAATTTTTCAAGGAATCATTGCGCAATTATTAGTGAAGAACGCCTTTGCTATAGAAGGACAACCAGCACTTGTGACGCGCAACCAGTTCCCGCATAAAAAGCGATTTATTATTGTAGCGATAATCGTTTTCATTATTTTTAGTAGTTTTAATATTTATACAGTGAATGCGACTTTATATGAACCTAACACGAAAATAATCGCCCATCGAGGTGATACAATGAATGCTGTTGAAAATACGGTGGAAGCCATTGAATCAGCTGCTGAGGCTGGGGCAGATTACAGCGAAATTGATATTCAAGAAACCAAAGATCATCAGTTTGTCGTTTTCCATGATATGACACTGAGAAGACTTGCTGGCAGTTCTAAACGAGTAGCAGATATGACTTTAAACGAGTTGCAGCAAACTAAAGTGAAGAGTGGCGACTATTCGTCTCATATAGCTTCTTTCGATGAAATTATTAAGACGGCGAAAAGGAATAAGATAGATTTACTCGTGGAAGTGAAGTTGCATGGCGGGGAATCTAGCGATATGGTGGAACGACTTGTCACATTGTTAAAGAAAGAAAAAGTAACCGATAAATATCTAGTCCAATCGTTGGACCAACCAGTTATCGAAAAAATAGAACAAGCTGACCCTACGCTTGAAACTGGCATCATATTAGCGCTTAATATTGGAAACTTACCAAAAACATCTGCCGATTTTATTGTTTTAGAAGATTTTTCTATTAATAAACGATTACTTACACAAGCCAGACAAAATAATAAAAGGGTGTTTGTTTGGACGGTAAATAAAGAAAAACTAATGCAAATGTATTTGCGAAAGAATGTAGATGGAATCATTACCAATTATCCTAAAAAGGCGATAGAGCTTAGGGAATCTTTTAATGAAAATGATTCTTTGCGAAGTCGTATTGAAAATAGGTTAGGCTTTTAA
- a CDS encoding DUF5067 domain-containing protein, producing MKKLKSVLLLMGIVTFALALTACGGTEDKASTEKTETAKAETKKKANQNELGDYKVEILSSEVVKDFEGNNAIAIKTKFTNNSKENISFMVAIDQQAFQNGTQLETTVSADASMGGSEKDVQPGGTLEVTELYKLQDTQNKVDVEAKELISFSKNAVKKSFELK from the coding sequence ATGAAAAAATTGAAAAGCGTTTTACTATTAATGGGGATTGTTACTTTTGCCCTAGCATTAACTGCATGTGGTGGGACAGAGGATAAAGCAAGTACAGAAAAAACAGAAACAGCTAAAGCCGAGACGAAAAAGAAAGCAAATCAAAATGAACTTGGAGATTATAAAGTAGAAATTCTTAGTTCGGAAGTAGTTAAGGATTTTGAAGGTAACAATGCCATCGCAATTAAAACTAAATTCACAAATAACAGCAAAGAAAACATTTCTTTTATGGTAGCTATTGATCAACAAGCTTTTCAAAATGGCACTCAGTTAGAAACAACCGTATCAGCTGATGCTAGTATGGGCGGCTCTGAAAAAGACGTACAACCTGGTGGAACTTTAGAAGTAACTGAGCTTTATAAACTACAAGATACACAAAATAAAGTCGATGTAGAAGCAAAAGAATTAATTAGTTTCAGCAAAAACGCTGTTAAAAAATCATTTGAACTAAAATAA